The Gillisia sp. Hel_I_86 genome has a segment encoding these proteins:
- a CDS encoding DUF4175 family protein, with amino-acid sequence MGEFDVIKQKLKAFIRRFYLNKLLKGSILFFSVWLLYGILILLIEYFFWLSPPYRSLLFWVFILFSGILLFRFILWPLAKLFKLSKGLDLTDASILIGKHFPEVNDKLLNVLQLKSSSEQSDLLLASISQKSKELSPVPFKTAVNFNSSLKYLKYAAFPVLIILAIIFTGNSSIFSESYTRVVHYNTAYEPPAPFSFIINANELVVEEGKDFNLDVQTLGNLIPETVAIHFNEEEYYLRNSSPNFFQYSFEGLKKDVEFYLTANNVISRPYKISVIQVPKLLDFEMNLDFPNYLKKANETIKGTGNTTVPEGTKVSWVLKTRTTDEVLFKTDDTIVNFDKNASQFEYSNKILSALQYSINTSNSNVKDYESLKYGIDVIKDQYPQINVQHKQDTVATDVNYFFGKVSDDHAVTKVNIVYYPEEDIDGRKKVAIPIENQNIGDFLYTFPGNLELEQGTNYSIYFEVFDNDGVRGSKSTKTEVFNFRIKSEKELSSEKLKQQGESIQGISESLEEMQESNKELEELSRLKKEKNQLNYNDKKKLEEFLKRQKQQSEMMKNYSEKLKKTLEEKSGSEENKELEEELKDRLERNEERLQENEELLKELQEYADKISEEDLMDKLEKLSKQNTSEQKNLEQLLELTKRYYVQEKTQKLARDLEKLGEEQESLSKEDSLNSLKGQEKVSEKFKEFKEEMDSLEKENDVLKKPFDMDREQNEEQEIQEEQKKAEEQLEQDNKKGAKSPQKKAGEKMKEMSMKMKSAQAGAQGDQLNANIQTMRQILDNLMVFSFEQENLMLDFKGIRINNPAYPKNLRKQQVLKEHFQHIDDSLFVLAMNNPMISEGITGKLTDIEFDINKALERLAQNELPQGTASQQYVMTNTNELANMLSEVLGNMQEMANLSLSPSGNGEGMQLPDIIKAQEGLNKEMEDGIKEGEGNSQEEGKEEPGEGDKNAQGEREGKLGEEGSAKLYEVFKEQQQLRQQLEDKLREAGLDKNNTNVLNEMERIERELLEKGFNKETLRKMNQIQHRLLQLEEAVREQEKEDRRTSKTNQQNFKNTAQDQNLRAKEYFNSTEILNRQSLPLRQIYKTKVKRYFESVEN; translated from the coding sequence ATGGGGGAATTTGATGTTATAAAACAAAAACTGAAGGCATTTATTAGGCGATTTTACCTAAATAAATTGTTGAAAGGAAGTATTTTGTTTTTCTCTGTTTGGTTGTTATATGGCATTCTTATTTTGCTAATCGAATATTTTTTCTGGCTCTCTCCTCCTTATAGAAGTTTATTGTTTTGGGTCTTTATCCTCTTTTCTGGGATTCTTCTTTTTAGATTCATCCTATGGCCACTGGCTAAACTCTTTAAGTTATCCAAGGGTTTAGACCTAACAGATGCTTCCATTCTTATTGGAAAACATTTCCCGGAGGTGAATGATAAGCTCCTGAATGTACTCCAGCTTAAAAGCTCATCGGAGCAATCGGATTTGTTGCTTGCAAGCATCTCTCAAAAGTCTAAAGAATTGAGTCCGGTTCCTTTTAAAACCGCCGTAAATTTTAATTCTAGCTTAAAATATTTAAAATATGCTGCCTTCCCGGTTTTAATAATCTTGGCGATCATTTTTACTGGAAATTCTTCCATTTTTTCTGAAAGCTATACTCGGGTTGTGCATTATAATACGGCCTATGAGCCACCTGCACCATTTTCTTTTATAATTAATGCAAATGAACTGGTTGTTGAAGAAGGCAAAGATTTTAATCTGGACGTGCAAACCCTCGGAAATTTAATTCCTGAAACTGTAGCAATTCACTTTAATGAGGAGGAATATTATTTAAGGAATTCCTCACCAAATTTTTTTCAATACTCTTTCGAAGGATTAAAAAAGGATGTTGAATTTTATCTTACGGCAAATAATGTCATTTCCAGGCCTTATAAAATAAGTGTTATTCAGGTCCCTAAATTATTGGATTTTGAGATGAATCTTGATTTCCCTAATTACCTCAAAAAAGCTAATGAGACGATAAAAGGAACTGGAAATACTACGGTACCGGAAGGAACCAAGGTTTCTTGGGTTTTAAAAACGAGGACTACAGATGAGGTATTATTTAAAACAGATGACACCATTGTGAATTTTGATAAAAATGCTTCACAATTTGAATATTCAAATAAGATTTTATCAGCCTTGCAATATTCTATAAATACCTCTAATAGCAATGTAAAGGATTATGAATCTTTAAAATATGGGATAGATGTTATAAAAGATCAGTATCCGCAAATAAATGTTCAGCATAAACAAGATACGGTGGCAACAGATGTCAATTATTTCTTCGGAAAGGTGTCCGATGACCATGCTGTTACTAAGGTGAATATAGTTTATTACCCTGAAGAAGATATCGATGGCCGCAAAAAAGTTGCTATTCCTATTGAAAACCAGAATATTGGTGATTTTTTATATACGTTTCCCGGAAACCTGGAATTAGAGCAGGGAACAAATTATTCTATTTATTTTGAAGTGTTTGATAATGATGGGGTTAGAGGTTCTAAATCAACTAAAACTGAAGTGTTTAACTTCAGAATTAAATCTGAAAAGGAGTTGAGTTCAGAAAAGTTAAAACAACAAGGGGAGTCTATTCAGGGAATTTCTGAAAGCCTTGAAGAGATGCAAGAATCAAATAAGGAATTGGAAGAATTGTCTAGGTTGAAAAAGGAGAAAAATCAGCTTAATTATAACGACAAGAAAAAACTGGAAGAGTTTCTGAAAAGACAAAAGCAACAATCGGAAATGATGAAAAATTATTCTGAAAAGTTGAAAAAGACTTTGGAAGAGAAATCAGGTTCCGAAGAGAATAAGGAATTGGAAGAGGAGCTGAAGGATAGGTTGGAAAGAAATGAAGAGCGTTTACAAGAAAACGAGGAATTATTAAAAGAGCTTCAGGAATATGCCGATAAAATTAGTGAGGAGGACTTAATGGATAAGTTGGAAAAACTTTCAAAGCAAAACACATCTGAGCAAAAGAATCTAGAACAGCTTCTGGAACTCACAAAGCGCTATTACGTTCAGGAAAAAACTCAAAAACTAGCAAGAGATCTTGAAAAATTAGGCGAGGAGCAGGAGAGTTTGTCAAAAGAAGACTCTTTGAATTCTTTGAAAGGACAAGAAAAGGTATCTGAAAAATTCAAGGAATTTAAAGAGGAAATGGATTCTTTGGAGAAAGAGAATGATGTTTTAAAAAAACCTTTTGACATGGACAGGGAACAAAATGAGGAGCAAGAAATTCAAGAGGAGCAAAAGAAGGCAGAAGAGCAATTAGAGCAGGATAATAAAAAAGGCGCGAAATCACCTCAGAAAAAAGCAGGGGAGAAGATGAAGGAAATGAGCATGAAAATGAAATCTGCCCAAGCAGGCGCACAGGGAGATCAGCTTAATGCCAATATCCAAACTATGCGCCAGATTTTGGATAACCTTATGGTATTTTCATTTGAACAGGAAAACTTGATGCTGGATTTTAAGGGAATCAGGATCAATAATCCTGCATATCCTAAAAATTTGAGAAAACAACAGGTTTTAAAAGAACATTTTCAGCATATAGATGATAGTTTATTTGTGCTTGCCATGAACAATCCAATGATTTCAGAAGGGATTACGGGCAAACTAACCGATATTGAATTCGATATAAATAAAGCCCTGGAAAGGTTGGCTCAAAATGAGTTGCCACAGGGAACTGCTAGTCAGCAATACGTCATGACCAATACTAATGAATTGGCAAATATGTTAAGCGAGGTGTTGGGCAATATGCAAGAAATGGCAAATCTCAGTCTCTCCCCAAGCGGGAACGGTGAGGGAATGCAATTGCCAGATATTATTAAAGCTCAGGAGGGCTTAAACAAGGAAATGGAAGATGGAATTAAGGAAGGTGAAGGTAATTCCCAAGAAGAGGGCAAAGAGGAGCCTGGTGAAGGAGATAAAAATGCACAAGGGGAAAGAGAAGGCAAGCTAGGGGAGGAAGGAAGCGCAAAGCTATATGAAGTCTTTAAAGAGCAACAGCAATTAAGGCAGCAATTGGAAGATAAATTAAGGGAAGCAGGTCTCGACAAAAACAATACCAATGTGTTGAATGAAATGGAGCGTATAGAACGGGAACTTTTGGAAAAGGGTTTTAATAAGGAAACGCTAAGAAAAATGAATCAAATTCAGCATAGATTGCTTCAGTTGGAAGAAGCTGTTAGAGAACAAGAAAAAGAGGATCGGAGAACTTCAAAAACAAATCAGCAAAACTTTAAAAACACTGCTCAGGATCAAAATCTTAGAGCCAAAGAATATTTTAATTCTACTGAAATTTTAAATAGACAAAGCTTACCTTTGCGGCAAATTTATAAGACTAAAG
- the gltX gene encoding glutamate--tRNA ligase, translating to MSAKVRVRFAPSPTGPLHIGGVRTALYNYLFAKKHGGDFLLRIEDTDQNRFVEGAGQYIIEALNWCGIPFDEGPGKDGGYGPYRQSERAHLYKEYAEKLISSGDAYYAFDTSEALDAHRKDHEEKGKTFIYNWHNRLKLQNSLALSSEEVQKRLDANENYVIRFKTPESETLHLSDEIRGNMQVDSSILDDKVLFKSDGLPTYHLANIVDDHLMEITHVIRGEEWLPSLALHYLIYRAFNWEAPKFAHLPLILKPQGKGKLSKRDGDKMGFPVFPLEWKDPKSGEISSGYREENYDPRAVVNMLSFLGWNPGTEQEFFELDELITAFEISRVHKSGAKFDPEKTKWFQAHYLQKTEDGILAKEFIKILESKDVSANLEYTTSVVSLLKERAVFVTDFWELGSYFFVAPTSYDEKALKKSWKEDTPGIIEKLIQLVSETSDFTKDNVQDNIKGWITANEIGFGKVMQPFRLALVGSLQGPDVFEISAFIGKEETIKRLESLLNNQ from the coding sequence ATGTCTGCTAAAGTACGAGTTCGTTTTGCGCCAAGTCCAACAGGGCCTTTACATATTGGAGGAGTAAGAACAGCCTTATATAATTATTTGTTTGCCAAGAAACATGGGGGGGATTTCCTGTTGCGTATTGAAGATACAGATCAGAATAGATTTGTAGAGGGTGCAGGGCAATACATAATTGAAGCTTTAAACTGGTGTGGGATTCCTTTTGATGAAGGACCGGGAAAAGATGGTGGATATGGGCCTTACAGACAGAGTGAGCGAGCACATTTATATAAAGAATATGCCGAAAAGTTGATTTCCAGTGGTGATGCTTACTATGCTTTTGACACTTCAGAAGCTTTAGACGCACACAGGAAAGATCACGAAGAAAAAGGAAAAACCTTTATCTATAACTGGCATAATAGATTGAAACTACAGAATTCCCTGGCACTTTCTTCTGAAGAGGTTCAGAAGCGATTGGATGCCAATGAGAATTACGTAATTCGATTTAAAACTCCAGAATCTGAAACATTGCATTTGTCTGATGAAATTCGAGGAAATATGCAGGTAGATTCCAGCATTCTGGACGATAAAGTGCTTTTTAAGAGCGATGGTTTGCCGACATACCACTTAGCAAATATTGTAGATGATCATTTAATGGAGATCACCCACGTAATTCGGGGAGAAGAATGGTTACCTTCTTTGGCATTGCACTATTTGATTTATCGTGCCTTTAATTGGGAGGCTCCAAAATTCGCACATTTGCCATTAATCTTAAAACCACAGGGAAAAGGAAAGTTAAGCAAGCGAGATGGAGATAAAATGGGCTTTCCTGTATTTCCTTTGGAATGGAAAGATCCGAAATCGGGTGAAATTTCTTCTGGATATAGAGAAGAAAATTATGATCCCAGAGCGGTGGTTAATATGTTGAGCTTTTTAGGTTGGAACCCAGGAACAGAGCAGGAATTCTTCGAATTAGATGAATTAATTACAGCTTTTGAGATTTCCAGGGTTCATAAATCCGGAGCTAAGTTCGATCCTGAAAAAACCAAATGGTTTCAAGCTCATTACCTTCAGAAAACCGAAGACGGAATATTGGCTAAAGAATTTATAAAAATCTTGGAAAGCAAGGATGTTTCAGCGAATTTAGAATATACAACTTCAGTAGTTAGTCTTTTAAAAGAACGAGCTGTATTTGTAACCGATTTCTGGGAGTTGGGAAGTTATTTCTTTGTTGCTCCTACTTCTTATGATGAAAAAGCTTTAAAAAAGTCATGGAAAGAAGATACTCCCGGAATTATAGAGAAATTGATTCAATTAGTGTCTGAAACTTCAGATTTCACAAAAGATAATGTTCAGGACAACATTAAAGGTTGGATCACTGCGAATGAAATAGGTTTTGGAAAAGTAATGCAGCCTTTTAGACTTGCTTTGGTTGGGTCTCTACAAGGACCAGATGTTTTTGAAATTTCAGCTTTTATAGGAAAAGAAGAAACAATTAAGAGGTTAGAGTCTCTCTTAAATAATCAATAA
- a CDS encoding SPFH domain-containing protein, which produces MITTILIPILVVFGLIILFTGIFTVKQQTSAVLERFGKFRTIRNSGLQFKIPIIDQIAGRINLKVQQLDVLVETKTKDDVFVKLKISVQFQVIKTNVYDAFYKLESPHDQITSYVFDVVRAEVPKMKLDDVFERKDDVAIAVKRELNQAMSDYGYDIIKTLVTDIDPDSQVKSAMNRINAAEREKVAAEYVAEAERIKIVAKARAEAESKRLQGQGIADQRREIARGLEESVDVLNNVGINSQEASALIVVTQHYDTLQSIGEHTNSNLILLPNSPQAGSDMLNNMIASFTASNQIGEAMKEKNAKILAAKPKPKRRRNTPNSEEETE; this is translated from the coding sequence ATGATAACAACAATTTTAATCCCAATTTTAGTCGTTTTTGGCTTAATAATTCTCTTTACAGGGATATTTACGGTAAAACAACAAACATCTGCCGTTTTAGAGCGTTTCGGAAAATTTAGAACCATTCGGAATTCCGGTTTACAGTTTAAAATTCCAATTATAGACCAAATTGCAGGCAGAATAAATTTGAAAGTGCAACAATTGGATGTCTTGGTAGAGACAAAGACCAAAGATGATGTTTTTGTGAAACTGAAGATCTCTGTACAATTTCAAGTTATAAAAACCAATGTGTATGACGCTTTCTATAAACTAGAAAGTCCGCACGATCAAATCACTTCTTATGTATTTGATGTTGTTCGTGCCGAAGTTCCAAAAATGAAACTAGATGATGTATTTGAAAGAAAGGATGATGTAGCTATTGCGGTTAAAAGAGAGCTAAATCAAGCGATGTCCGATTATGGATACGATATCATTAAAACTTTGGTGACAGATATAGATCCAGATTCTCAAGTAAAATCTGCGATGAACCGAATTAACGCCGCTGAAAGAGAGAAAGTCGCTGCGGAGTACGTTGCGGAGGCCGAACGTATAAAAATCGTTGCCAAGGCGCGTGCAGAAGCAGAGAGCAAGCGTTTACAAGGGCAAGGGATCGCAGATCAGCGTAGGGAGATTGCCAGAGGTTTGGAAGAAAGTGTAGATGTATTGAACAATGTAGGGATTAATTCCCAAGAGGCTTCAGCGTTAATTGTGGTAACACAGCATTACGATACGCTTCAGTCCATTGGAGAACACACCAACAGCAATTTGATATTACTTCCCAATTCCCCGCAAGCAGGTAGTGATATGTTGAATAATATGATCGCATCATTTACCGCTTCCAACCAGATTGGGGAAGCTATGAAGGAAAAGAACGCCAAAATCCTGGCCGCTAAACCCAAGCCAAAAAGAAGACGGAATACTCCCAATAGTGAAGAAGAAACTGAGTAA
- a CDS encoding DUF6327 family protein has product MKEYSSFEEIDRDLKILKLQNQIDKEEIRLSIEHTKESLSPISLVGGLVGSILQKAFVLKAVSKIFGVKKVVTSR; this is encoded by the coding sequence ATGAAAGAATATAGTTCATTTGAAGAAATAGACCGGGATTTGAAGATTTTAAAACTTCAAAATCAAATTGATAAAGAGGAAATTCGCCTAAGTATAGAACATACCAAGGAAAGTCTTTCCCCTATATCATTGGTTGGGGGTTTGGTGGGTTCCATACTTCAAAAAGCATTTGTTTTAAAAGCAGTTTCAAAAATATTTGGAGTTAAGAAGGTGGTTACCTCAAGATAA
- a CDS encoding phage holin family protein — protein sequence MAFEKLTNSIHDLNENIRDLAKSTAEYYKLDLYKKIIMGVISLVNMMLLGFICLIALFFISIAVALAIGTALEKPSAGFYIVGAFYALIFVVIWIFGKKPIEKIILIKSSRTFFND from the coding sequence ATGGCATTTGAAAAACTAACCAACAGCATACACGATCTTAACGAAAATATTCGTGACCTTGCCAAAAGCACTGCCGAATATTATAAATTAGATCTTTATAAAAAGATAATTATGGGAGTGATCTCATTAGTTAATATGATGTTGCTTGGTTTTATATGTTTAATAGCCTTATTTTTTATCTCTATAGCTGTAGCATTAGCTATTGGAACTGCTTTGGAAAAGCCTAGTGCAGGTTTTTACATCGTTGGTGCATTCTATGCGTTGATATTTGTAGTAATCTGGATTTTCGGAAAAAAACCAATCGAAAAGATCATTTTGATCAAATCTTCGAGAACCTTCTTTAACGACTAA
- a CDS encoding YtxH domain-containing protein, which translates to MANTGNTLLALVTGAAIGAAVGLLYAPDSGEQTRKKLNKDAKKAQDKFNKKYKETSSNLSSKARQAKLDFESRLESTLSSASFKADDILSALESKLEDLRKQNAKLQKDVKVEQAKTTANKAVV; encoded by the coding sequence ATGGCAAATACAGGGAATACACTTTTAGCATTGGTAACAGGAGCTGCAATAGGAGCGGCAGTAGGATTGTTATATGCTCCAGATAGTGGAGAACAAACAAGAAAGAAATTGAATAAGGATGCTAAAAAGGCTCAAGATAAATTCAATAAGAAATATAAAGAGACAAGTTCTAATCTTTCCTCTAAAGCTAGACAAGCAAAATTGGATTTCGAATCTCGTTTGGAATCTACGTTATCTTCAGCTAGTTTTAAAGCGGACGATATTTTATCTGCATTGGAATCTAAGTTAGAAGACTTAAGAAAGCAAAACGCCAAATTACAAAAAGACGTTAAAGTAGAGCAAGCTAAGACGACAGCTAACAAAGCAGTAGTATAA
- a CDS encoding glutamine--tRNA ligase/YqeY domain fusion protein — MSEVKKSLNFIEQIIEEDLKGSYTEQELKFRFPPEPNGYLHIGHASSICLNFGLGERYDAPVNLRFDDTNPIKEEQEYVDAIKEDVVWLGFKWDKECYASDYFQQLYDWAVELIKSGNAYVDTQSSAEIAEQKGTTTVPGTESPYRNRPISENLELFEKMKNGETPEGAHVLRAKIDMASSNMIMRDPVMYRSLHKKHHRTGDAWKIYPMYDWAHGQSDFIESVSHSFCTLEFLPHRELYNWFISMISSNGDFIPRQTEFARRNLSHTIVSKRKLLQLVENKVVNSWDDPRMPTISGFRRRGYTPTSIRKFADTIGIAKRENIIDVSLLEFCIREDLNKIAPRVMGVLDPVKLIITNYEDGEEWLETENNPEDDDAGTRKIPFSKELYIEREDFKEEANRKFFRLTLGKEVRLKSAYIIKGESVVKDDDGNILEIHCTYDPKSKSGSGTEESLRKVKGTLHWVSIPHAVKAEIRLYDRLFTVAAPDADKEKDFMEFINPGSLKVITGYVEPSLKEASVADKFQFQRIGYFCIDKESTKENLIFNRTVALRDSWEKLS, encoded by the coding sequence ATGTCTGAAGTAAAAAAATCACTCAATTTTATTGAGCAAATTATAGAAGAAGATCTAAAAGGGTCTTATACTGAACAAGAACTTAAATTTCGTTTTCCACCCGAACCTAATGGATACCTTCATATTGGTCATGCTTCTTCCATTTGTTTGAATTTTGGTTTGGGAGAACGATACGATGCCCCGGTAAACCTGAGGTTCGACGATACAAATCCTATAAAAGAAGAGCAGGAATATGTGGATGCCATAAAAGAAGATGTGGTGTGGTTAGGTTTTAAATGGGATAAGGAGTGTTATGCTTCAGATTATTTTCAACAATTATACGATTGGGCAGTAGAACTAATTAAGTCTGGGAATGCGTATGTAGATACTCAGTCTTCCGCAGAGATTGCCGAACAAAAAGGAACTACCACAGTTCCCGGTACAGAGAGTCCTTATAGAAACAGGCCTATTTCAGAAAACCTGGAACTTTTCGAGAAGATGAAAAATGGGGAAACCCCGGAAGGAGCCCATGTTCTAAGAGCCAAAATAGATATGGCTTCCTCCAACATGATCATGAGAGATCCTGTGATGTATAGAAGCTTGCATAAGAAGCACCATAGGACCGGGGATGCGTGGAAGATTTACCCAATGTACGATTGGGCGCATGGACAAAGTGATTTTATAGAAAGCGTATCCCACTCTTTTTGTACCCTGGAATTCTTGCCACATCGTGAATTATATAACTGGTTTATAAGTATGATCAGTAGCAATGGAGATTTTATTCCGAGACAGACAGAGTTTGCCAGAAGAAATTTGAGCCATACCATTGTAAGCAAGCGTAAACTGCTACAATTAGTAGAAAACAAGGTGGTGAATTCTTGGGACGACCCTAGAATGCCCACTATTTCTGGTTTTAGAAGAAGAGGCTATACTCCAACTTCAATCAGGAAATTTGCAGATACTATCGGGATTGCCAAAAGAGAGAATATTATAGATGTTTCGCTCTTGGAATTCTGTATTAGAGAAGACCTTAATAAAATTGCTCCTCGTGTAATGGGAGTATTGGATCCTGTAAAACTTATTATTACTAATTATGAAGACGGAGAAGAATGGTTGGAAACCGAGAACAACCCGGAAGATGATGATGCAGGAACTCGAAAAATACCTTTTTCAAAAGAGCTTTATATAGAACGTGAAGATTTTAAAGAAGAGGCAAATAGAAAATTCTTTAGATTAACACTGGGAAAAGAAGTTCGCCTAAAAAGCGCATATATCATAAAAGGGGAAAGTGTAGTAAAGGATGATGACGGAAATATCCTAGAAATTCATTGTACCTACGATCCTAAAAGTAAGAGCGGGAGTGGCACAGAGGAATCTTTACGCAAGGTGAAAGGAACCTTGCATTGGGTTTCTATACCTCACGCAGTTAAAGCCGAAATAAGGCTGTACGATCGCTTATTCACGGTAGCTGCACCAGATGCCGATAAAGAAAAGGATTTTATGGAGTTTATAAATCCAGGTTCCCTTAAAGTTATAACTGGATATGTGGAACCTAGTTTAAAGGAAGCAAGCGTAGCAGATAAATTTCAATTTCAAAGGATAGGATATTTTTGTATAGATAAAGAAAGCACCAAGGAAAATCTTATCTTTAATAGAACGGTTGCCTTAAGGGATTCTTGGGAAAAACTGAGTTAA
- the folB gene encoding dihydroneopterin aldolase translates to MGKITLKNIKVFSYHGCLDEEGKIGSNYRVDLMVKGNLTHSAQTDSLSDTIDYVHLNKIVKEEMAIRTKLLETVADRILNRIFKELELVEKARVDVSKINPPIGGDVGMVTVSSSKSR, encoded by the coding sequence TTGGGAAAAATAACATTAAAGAATATCAAGGTTTTCTCCTATCATGGTTGCCTTGATGAAGAGGGCAAAATAGGAAGCAATTACCGCGTAGATCTTATGGTAAAAGGGAATTTAACCCACTCTGCACAAACAGATTCTTTGAGTGATACGATAGACTATGTACATCTAAATAAGATTGTTAAGGAAGAAATGGCAATACGGACAAAGCTGTTGGAAACCGTTGCAGATCGAATTCTTAATAGGATTTTTAAGGAACTGGAATTAGTGGAAAAAGCCCGTGTAGATGTGTCAAAGATAAATCCTCCTATTGGTGGTGATGTTGGTATGGTCACCGTTTCCAGTTCTAAATCGAGATAG
- a CDS encoding LysE family translocator — MVQDILAAIPMGIFLAFLLGPVFFVLLETAALKGFRAAIAFDLGVILADVVFLLIAYLSTSKLLTSLKDDPGLFIFGGMILSTYGIMSFIQTKKSILLEADTPEVRKLSRRDYFGLAAKGFLLNFINIGVLGFWLGLIIVFGPTLDMEPNRITVFFSTVLGTYLFLDIFKILLAKKLNRKLTPGRIFKMKRGISLLMMIFGGILITRGIFPKKIERLQDQIEILEPENVVFYLDTKKATKS, encoded by the coding sequence ATGGTGCAAGATATTTTGGCAGCAATACCAATGGGAATATTTTTAGCATTCCTTTTAGGTCCGGTTTTCTTTGTATTACTGGAAACTGCGGCACTTAAAGGGTTTAGAGCAGCAATTGCTTTTGATTTAGGTGTTATTCTTGCAGATGTGGTTTTTCTTTTAATTGCCTATTTAAGCACGTCCAAACTCTTAACCAGTCTAAAAGATGATCCCGGTTTATTTATTTTTGGTGGGATGATCCTTAGTACCTATGGGATAATGTCTTTTATACAAACCAAAAAATCTATTTTGCTAGAGGCTGATACCCCAGAGGTTCGAAAATTAAGCAGAAGGGATTACTTTGGTCTTGCCGCTAAAGGTTTTCTATTGAATTTTATAAATATTGGAGTGCTGGGCTTTTGGCTTGGACTTATAATTGTATTTGGTCCTACCTTGGACATGGAGCCAAACCGTATCACTGTTTTCTTTTCTACAGTACTAGGAACCTATCTTTTCCTTGATATCTTCAAAATCCTGCTAGCCAAAAAACTAAATAGAAAACTTACTCCTGGGCGTATCTTTAAGATGAAAAGAGGAATAAGTTTGCTAATGATGATATTTGGTGGAATTTTAATTACTAGAGGGATATTTCCTAAAAAAATTGAACGCCTTCAAGATCAAATAGAAATCTTGGAGCCCGAAAACGTGGTTTTTTACCTAGATACAAAGAAAGCAACTAAGAGCTAA
- a CDS encoding head GIN domain-containing protein, giving the protein MKKIVLLMFLSCAPLTFAQEITVELDNFIEAEITKGLKVNFTQAEENRAVITGSSRDKVDLQVKNGVLKISINIDYLWKEDNTIVNIFFKQFVKVEAKQNASIDLCGKISQPILNIRVQEGADVKANVEVENLYASVVTGGNLIIIGSATKQDIDVKAAGDFKGENLIGSDVKVSIAGGGTASIFSKSYVNAKVRAGGTIYVYGNPKKIDERTTFGGTIKKIN; this is encoded by the coding sequence ATGAAAAAAATTGTTTTATTAATGTTTTTATCCTGTGCACCCCTAACTTTTGCTCAGGAAATCACAGTGGAACTTGATAATTTTATCGAGGCCGAGATAACAAAAGGCCTTAAGGTAAATTTTACCCAAGCTGAAGAAAATAGGGCTGTTATAACTGGAAGTAGTCGTGATAAGGTAGATCTTCAGGTTAAAAATGGAGTTTTAAAGATAAGTATAAACATAGATTATTTGTGGAAGGAAGATAACACCATTGTAAACATCTTTTTTAAGCAATTTGTAAAAGTTGAAGCAAAGCAAAATGCAAGCATAGATCTCTGCGGAAAAATTTCGCAACCTATCCTTAATATTAGGGTTCAAGAAGGAGCAGATGTAAAAGCGAACGTAGAGGTGGAAAATTTATATGCCAGTGTTGTAACTGGTGGGAACCTCATTATAATTGGCAGTGCAACAAAACAAGATATAGATGTAAAAGCTGCCGGCGATTTTAAAGGGGAGAACCTTATAGGATCAGATGTTAAGGTAAGTATTGCTGGTGGAGGAACTGCTAGTATTTTTTCTAAATCTTATGTAAATGCTAAGGTGAGGGCAGGTGGAACAATCTATGTTTATGGAAATCCTAAAAAGATAGATGAAAGAACCACTTTTGGCGGAACCATTAAAAAGATAAACTAG